From the Clupea harengus chromosome 15, Ch_v2.0.2, whole genome shotgun sequence genome, one window contains:
- the LOC105907288 gene encoding retinol-binding protein 2-like, whose amino-acid sequence MSADYNGRWEMIKNDNFEDVMKAIDIDFATRKIAAHLTQTKVIVQNGDRFETQTLSTFRNYDVNFTIGEEFEEQTKGLDNRKVMTTVTRDGDKLVCVQKGEKANRGWTHWIEGDLLYLDITAEDKVCHQVFKKKQ is encoded by the exons ATGTCTGCAGACTACAATGGTCGCTGGGAGATGATCAAGAATGACAACTTTGAAGATGTGATGAAGGCCATTG ACATCGACTTTGCTACACGTAAGATTGCAGCTCACCTCACTCAGACCAAAGTCATTGTCCAGAACGGAGACCGCTTCGAGACCCAAACCCTCAGCACCTTCCGCAACTACGATGTCAACTTCACCATTGGAGAGGAGTTTGAGGAACAGACTAAAGGGCTGGACAACAGGAAAGTCATG aCAACGGTGACGCGGGATGGGGataaactggtgtgtgtgcagaaggggGAGAAGGCCAATCGTGGCTGGACGCACTGGATTGAGGGAGACCTGCTTTATCTG gACATCACAGCGGAGGATAAGGTGTGTCACCAGGTGTTCAAGAAGAAACAGTGA
- the LOC105907258 gene encoding kunitz-type protease inhibitor 1-like isoform X1: MVSTRLVIWGGLLLCLGVLPDRILSDTTDQSCTKEFKKGEGNFVLDTEESVSEGATYIDAPTVQSPEECVAACCQDLNCNLALLEVGAEQGSVGDCFLFNCLYKQKYVCRFVKKNGFVNYILDSVYNNYLEGPTTDPAGEKDKRPIANVGQDMVVQPNERVTLNGHQSWDDNKITSYQWSKVSGDPSVEMQKSHFEDQVELYNFKPGVYVFELKVTDSSDQTDTEQITVLVLTPEQSESQCMAPKKVGPCRGAFPRWNYNVVTDQCEKFSFGGCKGNQNNYLSEKECSDACNGVSVIAAGRRVGPTTEVCGKMCQADQFRCDNGCCLDKSLECDDIVQCGDGSDESDCKKLKKTLTRLLNITLNEQKALCTEPPMTGPCRASMTRWYYDPLSRHCHRFNYGGCNGNENNFEGEPSCMDMCRSVTENDVFARGLFEYQEQDETKSGSVAVAAVLGVCILAVLALLGYCLLKEKRKKGQQRVSVVANGAQIPLTDDSEHLVYKSTTKPV; the protein is encoded by the exons ATGGTCTCCACGCGTCTTGTGATATGGGGCGGTTTGCTATTATGTTTGGGCGTTTTGCCAGATAGAATCCTGTCAGACACTACAGACCAGAGCTGTACCAAGGAATTCAAGAAAGGTGAGGGGAACTTTGTTCTGGATACGGAGGAGTCCGTCTCGGAGGGAGCCACTTATATTGATGCCCCGACGGTACAGAGCCCCGAAGAATGTGTCGCAGCTTGTTGTCAAGATCTGAACTGTAACCTGGCATTGCTCGAAGTGGGTGCAGAGCAGGGGTCGGTAGGGGACTGTTTCCTCTTTAATTGCTTGTACAAGCAGAAGTATGTGTGTAGATTTGTAAAAAAGAATGGCTTCGTCAATTATATCCTTGACTCCGTCTATAACAACTACCTGGAAGGGCCAACCACTGACCCAG CAGGTGAGAAGGACAAACGTCCCATTGCTAACGTGGGGCAGGACATGGTGGTCCAGCCCAATGAAAGAGTGACCCTAAATGGCCACCAGAGCTGGGATGACAATAAGATCACCAGCTACCAGTGGAGCAAGGTGTCTGGGGACCCCTCTGTTGAGATGCAG AAATCTCACTTTGAGGACCAAGTCGAGCTGTACAACTTCAAGcccggtgtgtatgtgtttgagctGAAGGTCACCGACTCCAGTGATCAGACGGACACCGAGCAAATCACTGTTCTAGTCCTGACACCCGAGCAGTCTGAGA GTCAATGTATGGCCCCTAAGAAGGTGGGCCCCTGTCGCGGGGCCTTCCCCCGCTGGAACTACAATGTTGTGACTGACCAGTGTGAGAAGTTTTCATTTGGGGGCTGCAAAGGCAATCAAAACAATTACCTGTCAGAGAAGGAGTGCTCTGATGCCTGCAACGGTGTCTCAG TTATTGCAGCCGGAAGGAGGGTTGGTCCGACCACTGAAG TTTGTGGGAAGATGTGCCAGGCTGACCAGTTCCGGTGTGACAACGGCTGCTGCCTGGACAAGTCACTGGAGTGTGATGACATTGTCCAGTGCGGCGATGGCTCCGACGAGTCAGACTGCAAGAAGT TGAAGAAGACTCTTACCAGGCTGTTGAATATCACTCTGAATGAACAGAAAG CTCTTTGCACGGAACCCCCAATGACTGGCCCATGTCGCGCAAGCATGACGCGCTGGTACTACGACCCCCTCAGCCGCCACTGCCATCGCTTCAACTATGGGGGCTGCAACGGCAATGAAAACAACTTTGAGGGCGAGCCTAGCTGCATGGATATGTGTCGGTCTGTCACAG AAAATGATGTCTTTGCCCGTGGGCTGTTTGAGTATCAAGAGCAAGACGAAACCAAGTCAG GGTCTGTTGCCGTGGCTGCGGTGCTGGGCGTGTGCATCCTGGCCGTCCTGGCGTTGCTAGGTTACTGCCTTTtgaaggaaaagaggaagaagggtCAGCAGCGCGTGAGTGTGGTTGCCAACGGCGCCCAGATCCCACTGACGGATGACTCTGAGCACCTAGTCTACAAGTCCACCACCAAACCTGTCTGA
- the LOC105907258 gene encoding kunitz-type protease inhibitor 1-like isoform X2, with amino-acid sequence MVSTRLVIWGGLLLCLGVLPDRILSDTTDQSCTKEFKKGEGNFVLDTEESVSEGATYIDAPTVQSPEECVAACCQDLNCNLALLEVGAEQGSVGDCFLFNCLYKQKYVCRFVKKNGFVNYILDSVYNNYLEGPTTDPGEKDKRPIANVGQDMVVQPNERVTLNGHQSWDDNKITSYQWSKVSGDPSVEMQKSHFEDQVELYNFKPGVYVFELKVTDSSDQTDTEQITVLVLTPEQSESQCMAPKKVGPCRGAFPRWNYNVVTDQCEKFSFGGCKGNQNNYLSEKECSDACNGVSVIAAGRRVGPTTEVCGKMCQADQFRCDNGCCLDKSLECDDIVQCGDGSDESDCKKLKKTLTRLLNITLNEQKALCTEPPMTGPCRASMTRWYYDPLSRHCHRFNYGGCNGNENNFEGEPSCMDMCRSVTENDVFARGLFEYQEQDETKSGSVAVAAVLGVCILAVLALLGYCLLKEKRKKGQQRVSVVANGAQIPLTDDSEHLVYKSTTKPV; translated from the exons ATGGTCTCCACGCGTCTTGTGATATGGGGCGGTTTGCTATTATGTTTGGGCGTTTTGCCAGATAGAATCCTGTCAGACACTACAGACCAGAGCTGTACCAAGGAATTCAAGAAAGGTGAGGGGAACTTTGTTCTGGATACGGAGGAGTCCGTCTCGGAGGGAGCCACTTATATTGATGCCCCGACGGTACAGAGCCCCGAAGAATGTGTCGCAGCTTGTTGTCAAGATCTGAACTGTAACCTGGCATTGCTCGAAGTGGGTGCAGAGCAGGGGTCGGTAGGGGACTGTTTCCTCTTTAATTGCTTGTACAAGCAGAAGTATGTGTGTAGATTTGTAAAAAAGAATGGCTTCGTCAATTATATCCTTGACTCCGTCTATAACAACTACCTGGAAGGGCCAACCACTGACCCAG GTGAGAAGGACAAACGTCCCATTGCTAACGTGGGGCAGGACATGGTGGTCCAGCCCAATGAAAGAGTGACCCTAAATGGCCACCAGAGCTGGGATGACAATAAGATCACCAGCTACCAGTGGAGCAAGGTGTCTGGGGACCCCTCTGTTGAGATGCAG AAATCTCACTTTGAGGACCAAGTCGAGCTGTACAACTTCAAGcccggtgtgtatgtgtttgagctGAAGGTCACCGACTCCAGTGATCAGACGGACACCGAGCAAATCACTGTTCTAGTCCTGACACCCGAGCAGTCTGAGA GTCAATGTATGGCCCCTAAGAAGGTGGGCCCCTGTCGCGGGGCCTTCCCCCGCTGGAACTACAATGTTGTGACTGACCAGTGTGAGAAGTTTTCATTTGGGGGCTGCAAAGGCAATCAAAACAATTACCTGTCAGAGAAGGAGTGCTCTGATGCCTGCAACGGTGTCTCAG TTATTGCAGCCGGAAGGAGGGTTGGTCCGACCACTGAAG TTTGTGGGAAGATGTGCCAGGCTGACCAGTTCCGGTGTGACAACGGCTGCTGCCTGGACAAGTCACTGGAGTGTGATGACATTGTCCAGTGCGGCGATGGCTCCGACGAGTCAGACTGCAAGAAGT TGAAGAAGACTCTTACCAGGCTGTTGAATATCACTCTGAATGAACAGAAAG CTCTTTGCACGGAACCCCCAATGACTGGCCCATGTCGCGCAAGCATGACGCGCTGGTACTACGACCCCCTCAGCCGCCACTGCCATCGCTTCAACTATGGGGGCTGCAACGGCAATGAAAACAACTTTGAGGGCGAGCCTAGCTGCATGGATATGTGTCGGTCTGTCACAG AAAATGATGTCTTTGCCCGTGGGCTGTTTGAGTATCAAGAGCAAGACGAAACCAAGTCAG GGTCTGTTGCCGTGGCTGCGGTGCTGGGCGTGTGCATCCTGGCCGTCCTGGCGTTGCTAGGTTACTGCCTTTtgaaggaaaagaggaagaagggtCAGCAGCGCGTGAGTGTGGTTGCCAACGGCGCCCAGATCCCACTGACGGATGACTCTGAGCACCTAGTCTACAAGTCCACCACCAAACCTGTCTGA